The sequence below is a genomic window from Tautonia marina.
CGGCCCCCAGGCCGAACTGGCTCGGGTGCTCGACGAGGTCCGCACCCTGCCGTTTCTGGCCCCCCGGCGGGTCGTGATCGTCGAGGATGCCGACACCTTCGTCTCCGCCAACCGCAAGGAGCTGGAAGCCTTCGCCGCCCAGCCCAGCTCGACCGGCGTGCTTGTCCTCTCGGTCAAATCATGGCCGTCGAACACCAAGCTCGCCAAGCTCGTCGAGCAACACGGCACCTCGGTCGATTGCAAGGCCCCCCGCGAACGCGAGCTCCTCGGCTGGCTCGGCCGCCTCGCCTCCGACCGCTGGGGCGTTTCCCTGCCCGACGACGCCGCGCGGTTGATGATCGAACTCGTCGGCCCCGAACCGGGATTACTCGCCGTCGAGGTGGATAAACTGGTCGCGTACGTCGGCGATCGCCGATCCATTACCAGGGACGACGTCGGCCGAATGGTCGGCGCCGGCCGGACCCTCGAAGTTTGGGACATGATCGATCGGGCCACCCTCGGCGATGCCGCCGGTGCCCTCTCGGTCCTCGATCGCCTGCTGACCGCCGGCGAGGCCCCGCAGCGCCTGCTGGCCGCCCTGGCCACCTCGCTCCGCAAGGTCCACCACGCCGGCAAGCTCCGCCAGGCCCGTCGAGAGCTGGGCGACGCCTGCCGAACCGCCGGCATCCCCCCCATGGCGATCGAGAAGACCGGCCGACAGCACGCTCACCTCGGCCCCTC
It includes:
- the holA gene encoding DNA polymerase III subunit delta; the encoded protein is MTFEPVSSINQVPWSLPMHAFEMIGSRGPGALKPIYALFGDDPFLRREATHAIVRAAMDTGEANDNADQADEDELGVSRVAGPQAELARVLDEVRTLPFLAPRRVVIVEDADTFVSANRKELEAFAAQPSSTGVLVLSVKSWPSNTKLAKLVEQHGTSVDCKAPRERELLGWLGRLASDRWGVSLPDDAARLMIELVGPEPGLLAVEVDKLVAYVGDRRSITRDDVGRMVGAGRTLEVWDMIDRATLGDAAGALSVLDRLLTAGEAPQRLLAALATSLRKVHHAGKLRQARRELGDACRTAGIPPMAIEKTGRQHAHLGPSRVDRLPVLLLETDLALKGSSTLNERAVLERLLLGLARPRRD